Proteins encoded within one genomic window of Polyodon spathula isolate WHYD16114869_AA chromosome 32, ASM1765450v1, whole genome shotgun sequence:
- the LOC121303426 gene encoding uncharacterized protein LOC121303426 encodes MRIGGLDDTIYAEMEDELKAWEDFYLPERVEMRVIGAIDTFPSLAVGLQLIIVAGRDGNVYAYENEVLHQVADSLQDLFEKGIEFPGTKVYNYGECFAPMTEEEYDELMQDEEVKKMKEETREFIKSNEAEFLSILARIEEKENAEKVASKEIVPSNHHRPKNVVVQLWKHADELFIFHLSDAYYEMWCKIFQLLGLTREELKSKGTCRKLRRVSELFHVPHRLSSGVHPDF; translated from the exons ATGAGAATTGGGGGGCTAGATGACACAATCTATGCAGAAATGGAGGATGAGCTTAAAGCATGGGAAGATTTCTACCTTCCTGAAAGAGTAGAGATGAGAGTTATCGGTGCCATTGATACCTTCCCGAGTCTGGCTGTGGGGCTGCAGCTGATCATTGTGGCAGGCAGAGATGGCAACGTCTATGCGTATGAAAATGAGGTGTTGCACCAAGTGGCTGACAGCTTGCAGGACCTCTTCGAAAAGGGAATTGAGTTTCCTGGAACCAAAGTCTACAACTATGGGGAATGTTTTGCTCCTATG ACGGAAGAAGAATACGATGAATTAATGCAGGATGAAgaagtaaagaaaatgaaagaggAGACCAGGGAATTCATCAAAAGCAACGAAGCAGAATTTCTGAGCATACTGGCCCGCATTGAAGAAAAAGAGAATGCAGAAAAGGTTGCGTCCAAAGAAATTGTGCCTTCTAACCACCACCGCCCCAAGAATGTAGTAGTTCAGTTGTGGAAGCATGCAGATGAATTGTTCATATTTCATTTAAGTGATGCCTATTATGAGATGTGGTGCAAGATCTTCCAGCTGCTAGGGCTGACACGTGAAGAGCTGAAAAGTAAGGGGACTTGTAGAAAGCTGAGGCGCGTTTCAGAGCTCTTCCATGTGCCGCACAGACTCTCCTCTGGAGTACATCCTGATTTTTAA